The nucleotide sequence TCTTCCGAGGTAAACTGACCTTATTTTCCCCGGTTCCGCATTAGACCCAATTGTCTCACGCGGCTCAACCGAGTCGACACAGGGAAAGTTTGGAATAGTAAAAACATGAGAGCAATAGCTCGTGTGGTGGTCGGCAATGCCTTTACTCACTGCGAGTATGGGTACATGCTCTCCGACGAAATGCTCCCATTTTGCCCATTTGTTTTTCTTTAGGGTTTCTTTGGCCCGCCGAGAAAACTCAAAAGGAGACAGGGCTTCAAGAGCGGCTCGGGCTTCCAGCGAGTACAACTCATGATCGTCAAAAACCGTAGCAATACCGGTCTTGACCGCATAATACGCGGCGAATAGATCGTGCGCATGAATCAGGTCGGGTCTTATCTCCTCCAAAACTTTCTTCAGGCCGGAACTCACAGCTTCGGCGCTTGAGGGATAGGGATACCACTTCCAAAACCTGCTCAGTGAACCCGGCAGTGGCGAGGCGACTCGCGCCTTTGGGGGGAAATCAAGCCAACTAGTCCGCTCGAAGAGCTCTTTTGCGCCGGCCAGTGCGGTCCCGTTGTCGCTACCGCAGAAAAACACACGCCGGCCGGTTCGAATCCCTGTTCTTGCTGCGTTTAAGATTCTCGGATCGTCTAGGTCAGTGTGAGTGAAGTGAAGTACTTTTTCTGCCGGCATTATGAAATCCCAAGGGTGAAATTTATGGCAAAATCATCCTGCCAGTAACATATAAACCCGCATGCCGGTCAGACTCGCCAAACCTGGATTGTACTGCAAGAGAAGGAATTTCGAGTTTTACAAAGGGGCTACCAAATCAATGAGCTCCTTTGTTATCTTTCTCGAAATGCCGGGCTTGCCGAAGAGGAGTCTTGATTTAGACGAATCAACCACAGCGCGGCGATAATCCTTCTGAATCCGCCCAAAGCACTTCGAGATCGTGTTACCTGGGGCGAATGCGAGCTGATTGCCGAGACCTTGAGTAGTTTCAGTCCACTCAGTATCTGGACGCAATGTCACGCAAGGGGTGCCCAGAATAGCCGACTCCTTCGTCAGACCACCCGAATCGCTTACAACGCAAAATGAATTCTTTGTCAGCGATAGAGAAGTAATGTAATCAACAGGCCTTAGCGTATTGAAAGGAGCAAGCAATTTTAGCAATCCGAACTTCCTTATCCTCGCGCGTGTTCTAGGATGGAGTGCAAAAATTACTTGCATAGATTCCGCCAGCATGCCCATTTCTTTCAAAATGGATTCGAGCCGCGATGAGTCATCGACGTTAAAATCCCTGTGAAGCGTAAAGTAAACAAAGGTTTTTT is from Nitrososphaera sp. and encodes:
- a CDS encoding glycosyltransferase, whose product is MPAEKVLHFTHTDLDDPRILNAARTGIRTGRRVFFCGSDNGTALAGAKELFERTSWLDFPPKARVASPLPGSLSRFWKWYPYPSSAEAVSSGLKKVLEEIRPDLIHAHDLFAAYYAVKTGIATVFDDHELYSLEARAALEALSPFEFSRRAKETLKKNKWAKWEHFVGEHVPILAVSKGIADHHTSYCSHVFTIPNFPCVDSVEPRETIGSNAEPGKIRSVYLGRDQLGSTDPFRNIAGLHEAFSTNNLTGTLVRIGVSEPNSDRIKSVGRLQMRDAYTMMYKECHIGLLPWRKHWFHRYANPNKVYEYAHCGLWLVSIDDIPSVQDDFGENCDLFSDYEGMAEILEKYNSSPTELDTKRQRILSYARANLIWEKNEPKILEAYQLA